The following coding sequences lie in one Arachis stenosperma cultivar V10309 chromosome 5, arast.V10309.gnm1.PFL2, whole genome shotgun sequence genomic window:
- the LOC130979005 gene encoding aspartic proteinase 36-like, protein MARAWTLFTLILWVAELVLWGDGSDVLLLQTAEKGSPPAMILPLHLSAPNSSNFNFNHHRQLRGSHPNARMRLHDDLLRNGYYTTRLWIGTPPQRFALIVDTGSTVTYVPCSTCQHCGTHQDPSFQPDLSKTYHPVKCTSRCNCDNKKNQCTYERRYAEMSSSSGVLGEDVVSFGNQSDLAPQRAVFGCENVETGDLYSQHADGIMGLGRGELSIMDQLVEKKVVSDSFSLCYGGMDVGGGAMVLGGMSSPADMVFTHSDRHRSPYYNINLKEIHVAGKRLPLNTKVFNGKHGTVLDSGTTYAYLPQFAFLAFKHAIMKEAKSLKRIPGPDPNYNDICFSGAGIDVSQLSNKFPAVDMVFDNGHKLSLSPENYLFRHSKVRGAYCLGVFPNENDLTTLLGGIIVRNTLVMYDREHSKIGFWKTNCSELWQRLHISDAPPPVPPNVKGTNSSNSTSLEPSVAPSATLYNLHQDELQIAQITIVISFNISYLDMKPFITELAGLIAHELDVNASQVHLMNFTSFGNGSLSQWVITPRTYADYISNTTAISIIAQLSEHGIRLPETFGNYKLLSWNVEPPRKRSWLQQYYLVVALAVMLTLLLLVAALGIFLILKNREEIVHSYKPVDVVVPEQELQPL, encoded by the exons ATGGCGCGAGCTTGGACTCTGTTCACTCTGATTCTATGGGTGGCAGAGTTGGTTCTTTGGGGAGATGGAAGCGATGTGTTACTGCTGCAAACTGCAGAGAAGGGCTCTCCTCCTGCCATGATTCTCCCTCTCCATCTCTCTGCTCCTAATTCTTCCAACTTCAACTTTAATCATCATCGCCAACTTCGAGGATCCCACCCTAACGCTCGCATGAGACTCCACGACGATCTCCTCCGAAACGG GTACTATACCACGCGGCTATGGATCGGTACTCCGCCGCAGAGGTTTGCTCTTATTGTGGATACGGGGAGTACTGTTACTTATGTTCCTTGCTCTACTTGCCAACACTGTGGTACGCACCAG GACCCAAGTTTCCAGCCAGACTTGTCAAAAACCTATCATCCTGTCAAATGCACCTCGCGATGTAACTGTGATAATAAGAAGAACCAGTGCACATATGAGAGACGGTATGCTGAAATGAGTAGTAGTAGCGGGGTCCTGGGTGAGGATGTCGTATCCTTTGGAAATCAGAGTGACCTTGCCCCACAGCGTGCTGTTTTTGGCTGTGAAAACGTTGAGACTGGTGATCTGTACAGTCAGCATGCTGATGGCATCATGGGTTTGGGCCGTGGTGAATTAAGTATCATGGATCAACTGGTTGAAAAAAAAGTAGTAAGTGACTCGTTCTCACTTTGCTATGGTGGAATGGATGTTGGTGGAGGTGCAATGGTTCTTGGTGGCATGTCTTCCCCAGCAGACATGGTTTTTACACATTCAGATCGTCATCGAAG TCCATATTATAATATCAATCTGAAGGAGATACATGTTGCGGGGAAAAGATTGCCTCTAAACACAAAGGTGTTCAATGGAAAACATGGAACTGTCTTGGATAGTGGCACAACTTATGCATACCTACCACAATTTGCATTTCTCGCTTTTAAACATGCC ATTATGAAGGAAGCCAAGTCTTTGAAGCGAATCCCTGGTCCAGATCCAAATTACAATGATATATGTTTCTCTGGTGCTGGGAT TGATGTCTCTCAACTCTCTAATAAATTTCCAGCTGTTGACATGGTATTTGATAACGGTCACAAATTGTCACTGTCACCTGAAAATTACTTGTTCCGG CATTCAAAGGTGCGAGGTGCATATTGTCTTGGGGTTTTCCCAAATGAAAATGATCTAACTACCCTCTTAGGAG gtATCATTGTCCGTAACACACTTGTAATGTATGATCGTGAGCATTCAAAAATTGGTTTCTGGAAAACTAATTGTTCTGAGTTATGGCAAAGACTACACATATCAGATGCCCCACCACCTGTGCCTCCAAATGTTAAAGGAACAAACTCATCCAATTCCACTTCACTAGagccttcagttgctccatctGCAACACTGTATAATTTACATCAAG ATGAACTCCAAATTGCTCAAATTACAATTGTAATTTCATTTAACATTAGCTACTTGGATATGAAGCCTTTCATTACTGAATTGGCCGGACTCATAGCTCATGAGCTGGATGTTAATGCTTCACAG GTTCACTTAATGAATTTTACTTCTTTTGGAAATGGTTCTCTCTCTCAATGGGTCATAACCCCAAGGACATATGCTGATTACATTTCTAACACCACAGCAATT AGTATAATTGCCCAGCTTTCTGAACATGGAATACGACTTCCTGAGACATTTGGAAATTATAAGTTACTTAGTTGGAATGTTGAGCCTCCACGGAAACG GAGTTGGTTGCAACAATATTATTTGGTTGTGGCTCTGGCTGTTATGCTTACATTGCTTCTACTAGTAGCAGCCTTAGGAATATtcttaattttgaaaaacagagagGAAATTGTGCACTCGTACAAGCCAGTTGATGTGGTTGTGCCAGAGCAGGAACTTCAGCCATTATGA
- the LOC130979023 gene encoding lysine-rich arabinogalactan protein 18, with amino-acid sequence MDRKGVLSLALICIVVAGVGGQAPAAAPTTTPATPAATTPAASPAQAQAPSSKPKSPAPVASPKSSPPASSPKAAATPVSTPAATPSKSVTPAPVAKAPASTPPAAAPVSTPPAPVSSPPAPVPPVSSPPAKSPPTPAPTSTPPVSSPPAPVVAPSAEVPSVAPAPTKSKKKTKKGKKHGAPAPSPDLLGPPAPPMGAPDASSPGPSTSANDESGAESIRCLKKVLGCLALGWASLVLIF; translated from the exons atggaTCGCAAAGGTGTTCTCTCCCTCGCATTGATCTGCATTGTCGTCGCCGGCGTCGGAGGTCAAGCCCCGGCGGCAGCCCCGACTACAACCCCGGCAACTCCTGCTGCTACTACTCCAGCAGCATCTCCAGCTCAAGCACAAGCTCCTTCTTCAAAGCCAAAATCACCGGCGCCGGTTGCTTCTCCCAAGTCATCTCCACCAGCTTCGTCTCCGAAGGCCGCCGCAACACCGGTGTCAACTCCAGCTGCAACTCCGTCAAAGTCAGTTACTCCAGCTCCGGTGGCCAAGGCTCCAGCATCGACACCACCTGCGGCTGCTCCAGTGAGCACTCCACCGGCACCAGTGAGTTCTCCACCAGCTCCGGTTCCTCCCGTCAGCTCGCCGCCGGCGAAGTCTCCACCTACACCCGCACCGACAAGCACTCCTCCTGTAAGTTCTCCACCAGCACCTGTGGTAGCACCAAGCGCTGAGGTTCCTTCTGTTGCTCCTGCTCCCACGAAGTCAAAGAAGAAGACTAAGAAGGGTAAGAAGCACGGTGCACCTGCACCCTCACCGGATTTGCTTGGCCCTCCAGCACCGCCGATGGGAGCTCCTGATGCTTCGTCCCCTGGTCCTTCTACTTCTGCCAATGACGAG AGTGGAGCTGAATCCATCAGATGCTTGAAGAAGGTGTTGGGATGCTTAGCTTTGGGCTGGGCTTCCCTTGTTTTGATCTTCTAA
- the LOC130982317 gene encoding metal transporter Nramp3.2-like, with product MPPQQPLLEPEEDTAYDSSEKVVVAVGVEDEYGDDVEAPPFSWKKLWLFTGPGFLMSIAFLDPGNLEGDLQSGAIAGYSLLWLLMWATLMGLLIQLLSARLGVATGRHLAELCREEYPPWARIVLWLMTELALIGSDIQEVIGSAIAIRILSNGFVPLWAGVVITALDCFIFLFLENYGVRKLEAFFAVLIGIMALSFAWMFGEAKPNGVDVLLGVLVPKLSSRTIKQAVGVVGCIIMPHNVFLHSALVQSRQIDQTKKGRVQEALNYYSIESTLALAVSFIINIFVTTVFAKGFYGTEIADSIGLVNAGTYLQEKYGGGLFPILYIWGIGLLAAGQSSTITGTYAGQFIMGGFLNLRLKKWVRALITRCCAIIPTMIVALIFDTSEESLDILNEWLNVLQSVQIPFALIPLLCLVSKEQIMGTFRIGPVLKIFSWLVAALVIVINGYLLLDFFSSEVNGAVFAVVVCALTAAYVAFVIYLIARAVSFSPWQSLDRSKATSTEN from the exons ATGCCACCCCAACAACCCCTCCTGGAGCCAGAAGAGGACACGGCCTACGACTCCTCCGAGAAGGTGGTGGTGGCGGTGGGAGTGGAGGATGAGTACGGCGATGACGTGGAGGCGCCGCCCTTCTCGTGGAAGAAACTGTGGCTGTTCACTGGGCCGGGGTTCTTGATGAGCATAGCGTTTCTTGACCCAGGGAACTTGGAGGGGGATCTTCAGTCGGGTGCGATTGCAGGATACTCGCTGCTCTGGCTGCTCATGTGGGCCACCCTAATGGGCCTTCTGATTCAGCTGCTTTCGGCCAGGCTCGGGGTGGCCACAGGGCGGCACCTGGCTGAGCTGTGCAGGGAGGAGTACCCGCCATGGGCCAGGATTGTGTTGTGGCTCATGACTGAGTTGGCTCTTATTGGCTCCGACATACAAGAGGTTATTGGCAGCGCTATTGCTATCCGGATTCTCAGTAACGGATTTGTTCCTCTATGGGCTGGTGTCGTCATTACTGCTCTTGATTG ttttatttttctatttctcgaGAACTATGGTGTGAGGAAATTGGAGGCATTTTTTGCTGTTCTGATTGGCATAATGGCGCTCTCATTTGCATGGATGTTCGGTGAAGCAAAACCCAATGGGGTTGATGTTCTTCTTG GTGTTTTGGTTCCTAAACTTAGCTCCAGAACTATAAAGCAAGCTGTTGGAGTTGTTGGTTGCATCATTATGCCTCACAACGTGTTCTTGCATTCCGCTCTCGTTCAGTCAAGGCAGATTGATCAAACCAAGAAAGGCCGCGTTCAAGAAGCTCTTAATTACTACTCCATAGAGTCCACCTTGGCCCTTGCAGTCTCTTTCATCATCAATATTTTCGTCACGACTGTGTTTGCCAAGGGCTTTTACGGTACCGAAATAGCCGATAGTATTGGCCTTGTAAATGCAGGGACTTATCTTCAGGAGAAGTATGGGGGTGGATTATTCCCAATCCTATATATATGGGGCATTGGTTTGTTAGCAGCAGGGCAAAGTAGCACTATAACTGGTACATATGCTGGGCAATTCATCATGGGAGGTTTTCTCAATTTAAGGCTGAAGAAATGGGTGAGGGCGTTAATTACCCGATGCTGCGCAATCATCCCAACCATGATAGTCGCTCTTATCTTTGATACCTCGGAGGAATCTTTAGATATCCTGAATGAATGGCTAAATGTTCTTCAGTCAGTTCAAATCCCATTTGCTCTTATTCCCTTGCTTTGCTTGGTGTCCAAGGAACAGATAATGGGCACTTTCAGAATTGGTCCTGTCCTCAAg ATTTTTTCTTGGCTGGTGGCTGCTCTGGTGATAGTGATCAATGGCTATCTTTTGCTAGACTTCTTCTCCTCTGAAGTGAATGGAGCAGTGTTTGCCGTTGTAGTGTGTGCACTAACAGCTGCTTATGTTGCATTTGTAATATACCTTATTGCGCGTGCTGTTTCCTTTTCGCCTTGGCAAAGTTTAGATCGATCAAAGGCAACTAGCACAGAGAACTGA
- the LOC130979006 gene encoding FRIGIDA-like protein 3 — MNMPDMEQAGEDVQSLMGQLAQAFIELEARKEASETKIQWDEIKQHFQELEVTMNRKLEEIEAKEKEYEQKELEMNALLAEREAEVASREQDLLDRVQDLKDAAVSAIVEARANHQTATLESVENGESKENKVSSSIGDANSPEEDFPHKSGENTDGVATEIRPRPELTQFCEHMDAKGLLNYVLENEHNLSVIREDICIALEHATEPARLVLDSLEGFYPTNETTEPKDKMDDALQGMRKSCIIIMEAMANLLAKADPGADHLLNPETKQQAKAIADEWRSKLASADVDAANGNSLEAEAFLQLLSTFRIASEFAEEQLCKLLQAAAQCRQAPELCRSIGLTHKVPAIVDLLINEGTQIAAVHFIHSFQLEEAFPTVPLLKVYLKNLRRNSQVRAGNVGDIAIAKNDANARELAGLKTVINCIKEYNLEADYPLDSLLKRVGQLEKSKNPDRKRSGDFNKRPPSKKPRMNSGYHRSSGGSAAPASVMVRQHPPVRAAAYAGIPDRYPHAGTAMYNYQVPGQAMYAQPSNAAPNRGRYMSSGLQSSHKLYM; from the exons ATGAATATGCCTGACATGGAGCAAGCTGGGGAAGACGTGCAGTCTCTGATGGGGCAGCTTGCTCAGGCAtttattgaattagaagcaCGGAAGGAGGCTTCAGAGACTAAAATCCAGTGGGATGAAATTAAGCAACATTTCCAAGAGCTTGAGGTGACAATGAATAGGAAGCTTGAAGAGATTGAAGCCAAGGAGAAGGAGTACGAACAAAAAGAATTAGAAATGAATGCATTACTTGCTGAGAGAGAGGCAGAGGTTGCTTCTAGAGAGCAGGACCTCTTGGATCGGGTTCAAGATCTTAAAGATGCCGCTGTTTCTGCCATTGTGGAAGCTCGTGCAAATCACCAGACTGCGACTTTGGAGTCTGTAGAAAATGGGGAGAGCAAAGAAAACAAGGTAAGCAGCTCTATTGGTGATGCTAATTCCCCAGAGGAAGACTTTCCTCATAAATCAGGTGAAAATACTGATGGTGTGGCTACTGAGATTAGGCCGCGTCCAGAGCTAACTCAGTTTTGTGAGCATATGGATGCAAAAGGTCTTCTGAATTATGTTCTGGAGAACGAACATAATCTCTCTGTTATTCGTGAAGATATCTGTATTGCATTAGAGCATGCTACTGAACCAGCACGTTTGGTGCTGGATTCACTAGAGGGGTTTTACCCCACCAATGAAACTACCGAACCAAAAGATAAAATGGATGATGCCCTTCAGGGCATGCGCAAATCCTGTATTATAATTATGGAAGCCATGGCCAATTTATTGGCAAAGGCTGATCCAGGTGCAGACCACCTTCTGAACCCTGAAACTAAGCAGCAAGCCAAGGCAATTGCTGATGAGTGGAGGTCCAAGTTAGCTAGCGCAGACGTTGATGCTGCCAATGGAAATTCATTGGAAGCAGAGGCTTTTCTGCAGCTTCTTTCAACTTTTAGGATTGCTTCAGAGTTTGCCGAAGAACAACTCTGCAAGCTTTTACAAGCTGCTGCTCAGTGCAGGCAGGCACCTGAGCTCTGCCGATCTATTGGGTTAACTCACAAAGTGCCAG CTATTGTAGACTTATTGATAAATGAGGGGACACAAATTGCTGCTGTACATTTTATTCACTCCTTCCAGCTTGAAGAAGCATTCCCGACTGTGCCTCTTCTGAAGGTATATCTCAAGAACTTGAGGAGAAACTCACAAGTCCGGGCTGGAAATGTGGGTGATATTGCAATTGCTAAG AATGATGCCAATGCAAGAGAGTTGGCTGGACTGAAGACAGTGATCAATTGTATCAAAGAATACAATCTTGAAGCTGACTACCCACTTGATTCCCTTCTGAAAAGGGTTGGTCAACTAGAGAAGTCAAAGAATCCGGATAGAAAGAGAAGTGGAGACTTTAACAAGCGTCCTCCATCAAAGAAGCCGAGGATGAATTCAGGTTACCATCGTTCATCTGGGGGTAGCGCTGCTCCGGCCAGTGTTATGGTTAGGCAACATCCACCAGTTAGGGCAGCTGCATATGCAGGGATTCCAGATAGGTATCCTCATGCTGGTACTGCTATGTATAATTATCAAGTTCCTGGCCAAGCTATGTACGCTCAACCATCCAATGCTGCTCCTAACCGAGGTCGATATATGAGTAGTGGTTTGCAGTCGTCACACAAGCTGTACATGTGA